From one Brachypodium distachyon strain Bd21 chromosome 4, Brachypodium_distachyon_v3.0, whole genome shotgun sequence genomic stretch:
- the LOC100837317 gene encoding ubiquitin-conjugating enzyme E2 variant 1C — protein sequence MTLGSSGAGSSVVVPRNFRLLEELERGEKGIGDGTVSYGMDDADDIYMRSWTGTIIGPHNTVHEGRIYQLKLFCDKDYPEKAPSVRFHSRINMTCVNHETGAVDPKKFGVLANWQRDYTMEHVLSQLKKDMSAQQNRKLVQPPEGTFF from the exons ATGACGCTGGGCAGCTCCGGCGCCGGATCGAGCGTTGTCG TTCCTAGGAACTTCAGGCTGCTAGAAGAGCTTGAGCGTGGGGAGAAGGGCATTGGAGATGGAACAGTCAGCTATGGAATGGATGATGCAGATGACATATACATGCGGTCATGGACTGGCACCATTATTGGTCCACACAAT ACTGTCCATGAGGGTCGCATCTACCAGCTGAAGCTGTTCTGTGACAAGGACTACCCCGAGAAGGCACCATCTGTTAGATTTCATTCGAGAATCAACATGACATGTGTTAATCACGAGACTGGAGcg GTTGACCCGAAGAAGTTCGGTGTGCTAGCAAACTGGCAGCGCGATTACACAATGGAACATGTCTTAAGCCAGCTGAAGAAAGATATGTCAGCCCAGCAGAACCGCAAGTTGGTGCAGCCCCCTGAAGGGACGTTCTTCTAG
- the LOC100823501 gene encoding sugar transport protein MST6 has product MAGGGAVAATGSKQDYPGRLTPFVSMACLVAATGGLIFGYDIGISGGVTSMDPFLSRFFPSVYRKQQADSSSNSNQYCKFDSQVLTMFTSSLYLAALVSSVCAASVTRMAGRKWSMFVGGVTFLAGCALNGAAQNVAMLILGRVLLGVGVGFANQSVPVYLSEMAPARMRGMLNNGFQLMITLGILAANLINYGTDKIAGGWGWRLSLALAAVPAGIITVGSFFLPDTPNSLLERGKADEAREMLRRVRGTEDVEEEYRDLSAASEASRAVKSPWRDILRRQYRPQLAMAVFIPLLQQLTGINVIMFYAPVLFKTLGFGGSASLMSAVITGVVNLAATLVSVFTVDRAGRRALFLQGGAQMFASLVAVGALIGAKLGWSGVAEIPAGYAAAVVAVMCVYVAGFAWSWGPLGWLVPSEVMPLEVRPAGQSITVAVNMLMTFAVAQAFLPMLCRLKFVLFFFFAAWVVVMTLFVALFVPETKGVPIEDMGNVWKAHWYWSRFVTDDGAQHGDVEMGSSSRSSVKN; this is encoded by the coding sequence atggcgggcggcggcgcggtagCGGCCACGGGTAGCAAGCAGGACTACCCGGGGCGGCTGACGCCGTTCGTGTCGATGGCGTGCCTTGTGGCGGCCACCGGCGGGCTGATCTTCGGGTACGACATCGGCATCTCCGGCGGCGTGACTTCCATGGACCCTTTCCTCAGCAGGTTCTTCCCGTCGGTGTACCGCAAGCAGCAGGCCgatagcagcagcaacagcaaccaGTACTGCAAGTTCGACAGCCAGGTCCTGACCATGTTCACCTCTTCGCTCTACCTGGCTGCGCTCGTGTCCTCGGTCTGCGCGGCGTCCGTCACCCGAATGGCCGGCCGCAAGTGGTCCATGTTCGTGGGCGGCGTCACCTTCCTGGCCGGGTGCGCGCTCAACGGCGCGGCCCAGAACGTGGCGATGCTGATCCTGGGCCGCGTGCTGCTGGGTGTCGGCGTGGGCTTCGCCAACCAGAGCGTGCCCGTGTACCTGTCGGAGATGGCGCCCGCGAGGATGCGCGGCATGCTCAACAACGGCTTCCAGCTCATGATCACCCTCGGCATCCTCGCCGCCAACCTCATCAACTACGGCACCGACAAGATCGCCGGCGGGTGGGGCTGGAGGCTCagcctcgcgctcgccgccgtccccgcgggAATCATCACGGTcggctccttcttcctcccggaCACGCCCAACTCGCTCCTGGAGCGCGGCAAGGCCGACGAGGCCAGGGAGATGCTCCGGCGCGTGCGGGGCACAGAGGACGTGGAAGAAGAATACCGCGACCtgtcggcggcgagcgaggCGTCCAGGGCCGTGAAGAGCCCCTGGCGTGACATCCTGCGAAGGCAGTACAGGCCGCAGCTGGCCATGGCGGTCTTCAtcccgctgctgcagcagctcaCGGGCATCAACGTCATCATGTTCTACGCGCCCGTGCTGTTCAAGACGCTCGGATTCGGCGGCAGCGCGTCGCTCATGTCGGCGGTGATCACGGGCGTGGTCAACCTGGCCGCGACGCTGGTGTCAGTGTTCACGGTGGAcagggcggggcggcgcgcgctgtTCCTGCAGGGCGGGGCGCAGATGTTTGCGAGCCTGGTGGCGGTCGGAGCGCTCATCGGCGCCAAGCTCGGGTGGAGCGGCGTGGCGGAGATCCCGGCGGGgtacgcggcggcggtggtggcggtgatgTGCGTCTACGTGGCGGGGTTCGCGTGGTCGTGGGGGCCGTTGGGGTGGTTGGTGCCCAGCGAGGTGATGCCGCTCGAGGTGCGGCCGGCGGGGCAGAGCATCACCGTGGCTGTCAACATGCTAATGACGTTCGCCGTCGCGCAGGCGTTCCTGCCCATGCTATGCCGCCTCAAGTtcgtgctcttcttcttcttcgcagCCTGGGTCGTCGTCATGACGCTCTTCGTCGCGCTATTCGTGCCGGAGACCAAGGGGGTGCCTATCGAGGACATGGGCAACGTGTGGAAGGCGCATTGGTACTGGAGCCGCTTCGTCACCGACGACGGTGCCCAACATGGGGATGTCGAGatgggcagcagcagccgcagcagtgTTAAGAACTAG
- the LOC100837618 gene encoding phosphoenolpyruvate/phosphate translocator 1, chloroplastic, producing MQSAAAIGLLRPCAARPFLKNPSPGGARLPASRSALRLSAVAPRAGIAAAAGLGRIRLVPLSPEQEERSGRCSRDVAAAAASGKAAAGEESGEEGGAALAKTLQLGVFFGLWYLFNIYFNIYNKQVLKVFPYPINITTVQFAVGTVISLFLWITGILKRPKISGAQLVAILPLAIVHTMGNLFTNMSLGKVAVSFTHTIKAMEPFFSVLLSAMFLGELPTPWVVLSLLPIVGGVALASISEASFNWAGFLSAMASNVTFQSRNVLSKKLMLKKEASLDNINLFSIITVMSFFLLAPVTLLTEGVKVTPTFLQSAGLNLQQVYTRSLIAAFCFHAYQQVSYMILARVSPVTHSVGNCVKRVVVIVTSVLFFKTPVSPINSIGTAIALAGVFLYSQLKRLQPKPKAA from the exons atGCAGAGCGCGGCGGCCATCGGGCTCCTCCGGCCATGCGCCGCGCGGCCCTTCCTAAAGAACCCTAGCCCCGGGGGCGCCCGCCTCCCGGCCTCCCGCAGCGCCCTCCGCCTCTCCGCCGTCGCGCCCCGCGCTGGCatcgcggcagcggcagggcTGGGCCGCATCAGGCTCGTGCCGCTGTCgccggagcaggaggagcgGAGCGGAAGGTGCAGCCGCGACgtggctgctgcggcggcttccgggaaggcggcggcgggtgaggagtccggagaagaaggcggagCAGCGCTCGCCAAGACCCTCCAGCTCGGCGTGTTCTTCGGACTCTGGTACCTCTTCAACATCTACTTCAACATCTACAACAAGCAG GTCCTCAAGGTGTTTCCATATCCCATTAACATCACAACAGTTCAGTTTGCTGTTGGAACTGtcatttccttgttcttgtgGATCACTGGTATCCTTAAGAGACCAAAAATTTCTGGTGCACAG CTTGTTGCTATTCTCCCTCTGGCTATTGTCCATACCATGGGCAATCTTTTCACAAACATGAGCCTTGGAAAGGTTGCAGTGTCATTTACACATACGATCAAGGCCATGGAGCCTTTCTTCTCCGTACTCCTGTCAGCAATGTTCCTTGGCGag CTGCCTACTCCATGGGTTGTTTTGTCTCTTCTTCCAATTGTTGGTGGTGTGGCATTGGCATCTATTTCTGAAGCTTCTTTTAACTG GGCTGGATTTTTGAGTGCGATGGCCTCAAATGTGACCTTCCAGTCAAGGAATGTGCTCAGCAAGAAGCTTATGCTGAAGAAAGAG GCATCTCTGGACAACATTAATCTCTTCTCGATTATTACAGTCATGTCATTCTTTCTCTTGGCCCCAGTAACCTTACTCACAGAAGGTGTCAAGGTCACTCCTACGTTTCTGCAGTCTGCT GGTCTGAACTTGCAGCAAGTATACACTAGGTCTTTGATTGCTGCATTCTGTTTCCATGCCTACCAACAG GTGTCATACATGATCCTCGCAAGAGTGTCCCCAGTTACCCATTCAGTGGGCAACTGCGTCAAGCGTGTGGTGGTCATTGTTACATCCGTTCTGTTCTTCAAGACCCCTGTGTCTCCAATAAACTCTATCG GAACCGCCATTGCCCTTGCGGGAGTTTTCCTGTACTCACAACTGAAGAGACTTCAGCCCAAACCCAAGGCAGCTTGA
- the LOC104585081 gene encoding mitochondrial import inner membrane translocase subunit TIM17-2-like, producing the protein MGGIVAVGGTVFYFLKGVISSSSKGRLAGGAKGVVANAPCVARWAGWCGIMSAIESGMGSVCGVECPLNSVVAFAGASALFSARQGPRAAVRSGLKAAAFAVVLETTVYGLESMLKLDGSCRD; encoded by the coding sequence ATGGGCGGCATCGTCGCCGTTGGAGGCACCGTCTTCTACTTCCTTAAGGGCGTCATCAGCAGTTCCTCCAAGGGCCGCCTCGCCGGAGGCGCCAAGGGGGTCGTCGCCAATGCGCCCTGCGTGGCTCGCTGGGCGGGCTGGTGCGGCATCATGTCGGCCATCGAGAGCGGCATGGGAAGCGTCTGCGGTGTCGAGTGTCCATTGAATAGCGTGGTCGCCTTTGCTGGCGCCAGTGCTCTCTTCTCCGCGCGCCAGGGgccacgcgccgccgtccgctcCGGGCTCAAGGCCGCTGCCTTCGCCGTTGTGTTGGAGACCACCGTCTACGGCCTTGAAAGCATGCTGAAACTTGATGGCTCATGCCGTGACTAA
- the LOC100837929 gene encoding glucose-1-phosphate adenylyltransferase small subunit 1, chloroplastic/amyloplastic isoform X2 has protein sequence MATATGVAAATYRAPILAPAPAAFPSDQGLPCRRRHATCGRRLRAAAGTGRPPLFSPRAVSDSRSSQTCLDPDASTSVLGIILGGGAGTRLYPLTKKRAKPAVPLGANYRLIDIPVSNCLNSNVSKIYVLTQFNSASLNRHLSRAYGNNIGGYKNDGFVEVLAAQQSPENPNWFQGTADAVRQYLWLFEEHNVMEFLILAGDHLYRMDYQKFIQAHRETDADITVAALPMDEQRATAFGLMKIDDEGRIVEFAEKPKGEKLKSMMVDTTILGLDSERAKELPYIASMGIYVFSKDAMLQLLREKFPSANDFGSEVIPGATQIGMRVQAYLYDGYWEDIGTIEAFYNANLGITKKPVPDFSFYDRSAPIYTQSRYLPPSKVLDADVTDSVIGEGCVIKHCTINHSVVGLRSCISEGAVIEDSLLMGADYYETENDKKVLSEAGGIPIGIGKNAHIRKAIIDKNARIGENVKIINVDGVQEASRETDGYFIKSG, from the exons atggcgacggcgacgggcgtGGCGGCTGCCACCTACAGGGCCCCGATCCTGGCGCCGGCACCCGCTGCATTCCCTTCGGACCAGGGCCTGccatgtcgccgccgccatgcgacctgcgggcggcggctgcgggccgcggcggggaCTGGGAGGCCGCCTCTGTTCTCGCCCCGGGCCGTGTCCGACTCGCGGAGCTCGCAGACGTGCCTCGATCCGGACGCCAGCACG AGTGTTCTTGGGATCATCCTTGGGGGTGGCGCAGGGACGAGGCTGTATCCACTGACGAAGAAAAGGGCGAAGCCCGCGGTGCCGCTGGGTGCCAACTACAGGCTCATAGATATCCCTGTCAGCAACTGCCTGAACAGCAACGTGTCCAAGATCTATGTCCTCACACAGTTCAACTCTGCCTCCCTCAACCGCCACCTCTCCAGGGCCTATGGAAACAACATTGGTGGGTACAAGAATGATGGCTTCGTCGAAGTTCTTGCTGCACAGCAGAGTCCAGAGAATCCTAACTGGTTTCAG GGTACTGCAGATGCTGTGCGGCAATACTTGTGGCTATTTGAGGAACACAATGTTATGGAGTTCCTTATTCTGGCTGGAGATCACCTTTACCGTATGGACTACCAAAAGTTCATTCAAGCACATAGAGAAACAGATGCTGATATAACTGTGGCTGCCCTGCCAATGGATGAACAACGTGCAACTGCATTTGGCCTTATGAAGATTGATGATGAAGGGAGGATAGTTGAGTTTGCAGAAAAACCAAAAGGAGAGAAGTTGAAATCAATGATG GTTGACACCACCATACTGGGCCTTGATTCTGAGAGGGCCAAGGAATTGCCTTATATTGCTAGCATGGGAATCTATGTTTTCAGCAAAGATGCGATGCTTCAGCTTCTCCGTGAAAAATTTCCTTCAGCAAATGACTTTGGGAGTGAGGTTATTCCTGGTGCAACACAAATTGGAATGAGG GTACAAGCGTACCTATATGATGGTTACTGGGAAGATATTGGGACTATTGAGGCATTTTACAATGCAAACTTGGGAATAACCAAGAAGCCAGTACCAGATTTCAG CTTCTATGACCGTTCTGCTCCGATTTACACACAATCTCGATACTTGCCTCCTTCAAAGGTTCTTGACGCTGATGTGACAGACAGTGTTATTGGTGAAGGTTGCGTTATAAAA CATTGCACAATCAACCATTCTGTTGTTGGGCTCCGTTCCTGCATATCAGAGGGCGCAGTTATTGAGGATTCCCTCCTAATGGGTGCAGACTATTATGAG ACTGAAAATGACAAGAAAGTCCTTTCTGAAGCTGGCGGCATTCCCATCGGTATTGGAAAAAATGCACACATCAGAAAAGCAATAATTGACAAGAATGCTCGTATTGGAGAAAATGTCAAG ATAATCAACGTTGATGGTGTCCAAGAAGCTTCAAGGGAGACTGATGGCTACTTTATCAAAAGTG GTTGA
- the LOC100837929 gene encoding glucose-1-phosphate adenylyltransferase small subunit 1, chloroplastic/amyloplastic isoform X1 has product MATATGVAAATYRAPILAPAPAAFPSDQGLPCRRRHATCGRRLRAAAGTGRPPLFSPRAVSDSRSSQTCLDPDASTSVLGIILGGGAGTRLYPLTKKRAKPAVPLGANYRLIDIPVSNCLNSNVSKIYVLTQFNSASLNRHLSRAYGNNIGGYKNDGFVEVLAAQQSPENPNWFQGTADAVRQYLWLFEEHNVMEFLILAGDHLYRMDYQKFIQAHRETDADITVAALPMDEQRATAFGLMKIDDEGRIVEFAEKPKGEKLKSMMVDTTILGLDSERAKELPYIASMGIYVFSKDAMLQLLREKFPSANDFGSEVIPGATQIGMRVQAYLYDGYWEDIGTIEAFYNANLGITKKPVPDFSFYDRSAPIYTQSRYLPPSKVLDADVTDSVIGEGCVIKHCTINHSVVGLRSCISEGAVIEDSLLMGADYYETENDKKVLSEAGGIPIGIGKNAHIRKAIIDKNARIGENVKIINVDGVQEASRETDGYFIKSGIVTVIKDALIPSGTVI; this is encoded by the exons atggcgacggcgacgggcgtGGCGGCTGCCACCTACAGGGCCCCGATCCTGGCGCCGGCACCCGCTGCATTCCCTTCGGACCAGGGCCTGccatgtcgccgccgccatgcgacctgcgggcggcggctgcgggccgcggcggggaCTGGGAGGCCGCCTCTGTTCTCGCCCCGGGCCGTGTCCGACTCGCGGAGCTCGCAGACGTGCCTCGATCCGGACGCCAGCACG AGTGTTCTTGGGATCATCCTTGGGGGTGGCGCAGGGACGAGGCTGTATCCACTGACGAAGAAAAGGGCGAAGCCCGCGGTGCCGCTGGGTGCCAACTACAGGCTCATAGATATCCCTGTCAGCAACTGCCTGAACAGCAACGTGTCCAAGATCTATGTCCTCACACAGTTCAACTCTGCCTCCCTCAACCGCCACCTCTCCAGGGCCTATGGAAACAACATTGGTGGGTACAAGAATGATGGCTTCGTCGAAGTTCTTGCTGCACAGCAGAGTCCAGAGAATCCTAACTGGTTTCAG GGTACTGCAGATGCTGTGCGGCAATACTTGTGGCTATTTGAGGAACACAATGTTATGGAGTTCCTTATTCTGGCTGGAGATCACCTTTACCGTATGGACTACCAAAAGTTCATTCAAGCACATAGAGAAACAGATGCTGATATAACTGTGGCTGCCCTGCCAATGGATGAACAACGTGCAACTGCATTTGGCCTTATGAAGATTGATGATGAAGGGAGGATAGTTGAGTTTGCAGAAAAACCAAAAGGAGAGAAGTTGAAATCAATGATG GTTGACACCACCATACTGGGCCTTGATTCTGAGAGGGCCAAGGAATTGCCTTATATTGCTAGCATGGGAATCTATGTTTTCAGCAAAGATGCGATGCTTCAGCTTCTCCGTGAAAAATTTCCTTCAGCAAATGACTTTGGGAGTGAGGTTATTCCTGGTGCAACACAAATTGGAATGAGG GTACAAGCGTACCTATATGATGGTTACTGGGAAGATATTGGGACTATTGAGGCATTTTACAATGCAAACTTGGGAATAACCAAGAAGCCAGTACCAGATTTCAG CTTCTATGACCGTTCTGCTCCGATTTACACACAATCTCGATACTTGCCTCCTTCAAAGGTTCTTGACGCTGATGTGACAGACAGTGTTATTGGTGAAGGTTGCGTTATAAAA CATTGCACAATCAACCATTCTGTTGTTGGGCTCCGTTCCTGCATATCAGAGGGCGCAGTTATTGAGGATTCCCTCCTAATGGGTGCAGACTATTATGAG ACTGAAAATGACAAGAAAGTCCTTTCTGAAGCTGGCGGCATTCCCATCGGTATTGGAAAAAATGCACACATCAGAAAAGCAATAATTGACAAGAATGCTCGTATTGGAGAAAATGTCAAG ATAATCAACGTTGATGGTGTCCAAGAAGCTTCAAGGGAGACTGATGGCTACTTTATCAAAAGTGGTATTGTCACTGTGATTAAGGATGCCTTGATTCCTAGTGGGACAGTCATATAG
- the LOC100838230 gene encoding THO complex subunit 3 isoform X2 gives MEGKEDDRKGSAAAGSSAPGARFKNLVSREYYSHKKKVHSVAWNCIGTKLASGSIDHTARVWSIDPHGHSKVKDIELKGHTDSVDQLCWDPKHPDTVATAAADKSIRLWDARSGKCQVVELSGENINITYKHDGTHIAVGNKEDELTIVDVRKLKPIHKQKFPYEINEIAWNKTGDLFFITTGLGFVEVVSYPSLDVVCKLNAHTAGCYCIAMDPLDRYFAVGSADSLVSLWNVKELLCIKTFTKLEWPVRTVSFNHTGEFIAYASEDPFIDIANIQTGRSIHQIPCKAAMNSVEWNPKYNLLAYAGDDKNKYQADEGVFRIFGFEST, from the exons ATGGAGGGGAAAGAAGACGACAGGAagggctccgccgccgccggcagctcAGCGCCGGGGGCGAGATTCAAGAACCTGGTGTCCAGGGAATACTACAGCCACAAGAAGAAG GTGCACTCTGTAGCCTGGAACTGCATAGGAACAAAGCTTGCTTCAGGCTCAATTGATCACACTGCACGTGTCTGGAGCATTGATCCCCACGGCCAT TCCAAGGTTAAAGACATTGAACTGAAAGGCCACACAGATAGTGTAGATCAGTTATGCTGGGATCCAAAGCATCCTGACACAGTTGCTACTGCAGCTGCTGACAAGTCGATTCGCCTTTGGGACGCACGAA GTGGGAAATGCCAAGTTGTTGAACTTAGTGGAGAAAACATCAACATCACATACAAACATGACGGGACTCACATTGCTGTTGGAAATAAG GAGGATGAGCTGACCATAGTGGACGTTCGGAAGCTAAAACCGATTCACAAACAAAAGTTTCCTTATGAG ATCAATGAGATTGCATGGAATAAAACTGGAGATTTATTCTTCATCACTACTGGACTTG GATTTGTCGAAGTGGTTAGCTATCCTTCTCTTGATGTTGTCTGCAAACTAAATGCTCATACAGCAGGATGCTATTGCATTGCAATGGATCCCCTTGATAG GTATTTTGCTGTTGGAAGTGCAGACTCACTTGTCAGTCTTTGGAATGTGAAAGAGTTGCTATGCATTAAAACCTTCACAAAACTTga GTGGCCTGTAAGAACAGTTAGCTTCAATCACACTGGAGAATTTATTGCATATGCCAGTGAAGATCCTTTCATTGACATT GCCAATATTCAGACTGGACGATCAAttcatcagataccatgcaAGGCAGCTATGAATAGTGTTGAATGGAACCCTAAATACAACCTCCTGGCTTATGCAGGAGACGACAAGAATAAGTACCAGGCTGATGAAG GTGTTTTCCGAATATTTGGCTTTGAAAGCACATGA
- the LOC100838230 gene encoding THO complex subunit 3 isoform X1, with the protein MEGKEDDRKGSAAAGSSAPGARFKNLVSREYYSHKKKVHSVAWNCIGTKLASGSIDHTARVWSIDPHGHSKVKDIELKGHTDSVDQLCWDPKHPDTVATAAADKSIRLWDARSGKCQVVELSGENINITYKHDGTHIAVGNKVYNNRTWEDELTIVDVRKLKPIHKQKFPYEINEIAWNKTGDLFFITTGLGFVEVVSYPSLDVVCKLNAHTAGCYCIAMDPLDRYFAVGSADSLVSLWNVKELLCIKTFTKLEWPVRTVSFNHTGEFIAYASEDPFIDIANIQTGRSIHQIPCKAAMNSVEWNPKYNLLAYAGDDKNKYQADEGVFRIFGFEST; encoded by the exons ATGGAGGGGAAAGAAGACGACAGGAagggctccgccgccgccggcagctcAGCGCCGGGGGCGAGATTCAAGAACCTGGTGTCCAGGGAATACTACAGCCACAAGAAGAAG GTGCACTCTGTAGCCTGGAACTGCATAGGAACAAAGCTTGCTTCAGGCTCAATTGATCACACTGCACGTGTCTGGAGCATTGATCCCCACGGCCAT TCCAAGGTTAAAGACATTGAACTGAAAGGCCACACAGATAGTGTAGATCAGTTATGCTGGGATCCAAAGCATCCTGACACAGTTGCTACTGCAGCTGCTGACAAGTCGATTCGCCTTTGGGACGCACGAA GTGGGAAATGCCAAGTTGTTGAACTTAGTGGAGAAAACATCAACATCACATACAAACATGACGGGACTCACATTGCTGTTGGAAATAAGGTTTACAATAACAGAACATGG GAGGATGAGCTGACCATAGTGGACGTTCGGAAGCTAAAACCGATTCACAAACAAAAGTTTCCTTATGAG ATCAATGAGATTGCATGGAATAAAACTGGAGATTTATTCTTCATCACTACTGGACTTG GATTTGTCGAAGTGGTTAGCTATCCTTCTCTTGATGTTGTCTGCAAACTAAATGCTCATACAGCAGGATGCTATTGCATTGCAATGGATCCCCTTGATAG GTATTTTGCTGTTGGAAGTGCAGACTCACTTGTCAGTCTTTGGAATGTGAAAGAGTTGCTATGCATTAAAACCTTCACAAAACTTga GTGGCCTGTAAGAACAGTTAGCTTCAATCACACTGGAGAATTTATTGCATATGCCAGTGAAGATCCTTTCATTGACATT GCCAATATTCAGACTGGACGATCAAttcatcagataccatgcaAGGCAGCTATGAATAGTGTTGAATGGAACCCTAAATACAACCTCCTGGCTTATGCAGGAGACGACAAGAATAAGTACCAGGCTGATGAAG GTGTTTTCCGAATATTTGGCTTTGAAAGCACATGA
- the LOC100824115 gene encoding uncharacterized protein LOC100824115, translating into MYQNQKLANQAGAFTPPPRTAGNGGLWCCPVAEGEERAMAPLAGGCGGEGTLARWRRAAAKRIGLSCASFFSSHAASPSPPPPKTISCSAVNTPADSSDEDQEKLEEPTSTRLADKNFCAICLETLSTSSNDIHNGDRPAIFTAQCSHSFHFLCIASNIRHGNVTCPICRAQWSQLPRDLKVPPLLHNQSDPILRILDDNIATSRVNRRSSIRATRYNDDDPVEPYTLTEHVDPCLRFALIPSPVVAHHHVLGHYPCGRMMPLQQHCQYSSSSMLSPTQVASPSAQRRAYLSVSLAPQPAMDLVLVVSPNGPHLRLLKQAVALVVFSMRAIDRLAIVSNATTATRAFPLRRMSSHGKRMALQVIEHLCAVGGTDPVGALQKGLKILEDRAHQNPSKCILHLSDNPIRGYVGVDMNTSSIPVHQFHVGLGFGVQNSFVMHEFEELLARLLGGVIGDTQLRIGEHGGVVRLGELRGGEERRIPLDLVSECGFVLVGYSYLEGGREEQPRTGEVAVGFEEKGDNRYHGVGDMGPSISGERRSSCCAENWDHLDPFMARRWAKHFNVYRA; encoded by the exons ATGTACCAAAACCAGAAGCTAGCCAACCAAGCAGGAGCGTTTACACCACCACCTAGGACAGCAGGAAACGGGGGCCTATGGTGCTGTCCTGTAGctgagggcgaggagcgagcAATGGCGCCGCTGGCGGGGGGATGCGGCGGCGAAGGGACGCTCGCGAGGtggcggagggcggcggccaagCGGATCGGCCTCTCCTgcgcctccttcttctcctcccacgccgcctctccctccccgccgcctcccaagACT ATCTCATGCTCAGCAGTGAATACGCCTGCAGACAGCAGTGATGAAGACCAGGAAAAGCTGGAGGAGCCGACCAGCACTAGATTGGCTGACAAG AACTTCTGTGCAATATGCCTGGAGACCCTAAGCACCAGCAGCAATGATATTCACAACGGTGACAGGCCAGCGATCTTCACAGCCCAATGCTCCCACTCTTTCCACTTCTTGTGTATTGCTTCCAACATCCGGCATGGTAATGTTACATGCCCTATCTGCCGTGCACAGTGGTCTCAGCTGCCGCGTGATCTGAAGGTGCCACCATTGCTGCACAACCAATCTGATCCAATCCTTCGCATCCTTGATGACAACATTGCGACATCTCGTGTCAACAGAAGGTCTTCCATCCGTGCTACCCGCTACAACGATGATGACCCTGTTGAACCTTACACTCTGACCGAGCATGTGGACCCATGCCTTCGCTTTGCCCTTATCCCGTCTCCAGTGGTAGCTCACCACCATGTTCTCGGACATTACCCCTGTGGACGGATGATGCCACTACAACAACACTGCCAGTACAGCAGCTCCTCCATGCTTTCACCAACACAGGTTGCTTCGCCAAGTGCGCAAAGGCGTGCTTACCTCTCGGTCAGTCTAGCTCCACAACCAGCCATGGACTTGGTCTTGGTTGTGAGCCCTAATGGGCCACATCTGAGGCTGCTGAAGCAGGCAGTGGCACTTGTTGTCTTCTCTATGCGGGCAATTGACCGGTTAGCCATCGTCAGTAATGCAACTACTGCAACCCGTGCCTTTCCCTTGCGCCGGATGTCCTCCCATGGAAAACGAATGGCATTGCAGGTCATTGAACATCTGTGTGCTGTCGGTGGAACTGATCCAGTAGGGGCTTTGCAGAAGGGTCTGAAGATACTAGAGGACCGGGCACACCAGAATCCAAGCAAATGCATCCTTCACCTCTCTGACAATCCAATCCGTGGTTATGTTGGGGTAGACATGAACACTTCAAGCATCCCGGTTCATCAGTTCCACGTGGGGCTCGGTTTCGGGGTGCAGAATAGCTTCGTCATGCATGAATTTGAGGAACTCCTAGCACGGCTGCTTGGCGGCGTCATAGGCGACACCCAGCTAAGGATAGGGGAGCATGGTGGAGTGGTGAGGCTAGGGGAGCTGAGGGGTGGTGAGGAGAGAAGGATCCCACTTGACCTAGTGTCTGAATGTGGCTTCGTACTGGTTGGTTACAGCTACCTGGAGGGTGGAAGAGAGGAGCAACCAAGGACAGGTGAAGTTGCTGTTGGGTTCGAAGAGAAAGGCGACAACCGCTACCATGGGGTTGGAGACATGGGGCCGAGTATCAGTGGCGAGAGGAGGAGTAGCTGCTGCGCCGAGAATTGGGACCACCTTGACCCGTTCATGGCGCGACGATGGGCGAAGCATTTCAATGTGTACAGAGCCTGA